In Propionispora hippei DSM 15287, the sequence TATGCCGAAACGGCCGGCGGCGACGACCCGGCTTTGCGGCAGAAACTGGCGGCCTTTTTAGAGCGTCTGGCGGGCTGGCGCAATCTGTCGCGGCGCAAGGGGGTGCCGGAACTAATCTGGCAGATCTACCGCGACACCGGCTATTATGACTATGTCGGCGGCATGCCGGGCGGTTTGCTGCGCCAGGCTAATTTACGGGCGTTGTATGATCGGGCCCGGCAGTATGAAACCACCAACTTCCGCGGCTTGTTCCGTTTCCTGCGGTTTATTGAGCGGATGCAGGATAAGGGGACCGATCTGGCAGTGGCCCGGGCGCTGGGCGAAGGCGAGGATGTCGTACGGATTATGAGCATTCACAAAAGCAAGGGTCTGGAATTTCCCCTGGTGTTTGTGGCCGACCTGGGCAAACAGATCAATCTGCAGGACAGCCGGGGCCTGCTGCTCTGCCACAAGACGTTAGGGATTGGGCCGTTTGTGACCAATCCCGAACTGCGTTACCGGTATCCAACGCTGGCCAGACACGCGATTGCCCACCAGCTCAATATGGAAACCAAGGCGGAGGAAATGCGCATTTTATATGTTGCTCTGACCCGCGCCAGGGAGAAACTCGTGCTGGTCGGTACGGTCAATAAGCTGGCCGAGCGCGCCAAGGCTTGGTGCCAGGCTGCCGGCAGTGCTGTACGGCAATTGCCGGACGGTCTGCTGGCCGGGGCCAAAACCTATCTGGACTGGCTCGGCCCGGCGCTGGTTCGCCATGCGGCGGGCGAGAAACTGCGGGACTTGGCCGGTTGGGAGGGAGTTCTGGCGGCCGATTGGTCGGATATTCCGTCCGACTGGCAGCTGGAGTTGTATCCGGCGGCGGCTTTGACTGATCCAACGGCCACGGATCCGGCCGCCTGGCCGTTTATGGAACAGGTCCGGCAGTTGGCCCCTGTGTCCGCCGGCGATGATCCGGCAACGGTGGCCCGCCGTTTGGAATGGCGCTATCCGCAGGCGACAGTGGTCGGTAAAGCGGCCAAGCTGTCGGTAACGGAGATTAAACGGCGCTTTGACTCACCCGAAGACGGCGGCGAAGGGCAGCAGCGGCTGCTGGGGCTGAAACCGGCCTTTGTCCGGCCCGGTTTCATTCAGACCGGGAAAAAACTGACGGCCGCCGAAGCGGGGACGCTGCTTCATCTGGTGATGCAGCATATCGATTACCGGGGCGATGTCAGCCCGGCCGGTATTGCCGCTCAGGTGGAAGCCATGGTGCATTGTCAGTTATTGCTGGCTGAGCAGGCGGCTGCCGTGCCGTCGGCCGCCATTGCCGGCTTCTTTAACGGCGAGCTGGGGCTGCGGCTGCGCCACGCCGACAGGGTCCGGCGCGAGCTGCCTTTTAGCATGGTGCTGCCGGCGGGCGAGTTTTATCCCGAACTGGCGGGGCAGGAGGAAGGCATCTTTGTCCAGGGTGTGGTGGATATGCTGTTTGACGAGCCGGACGGACTGGTGCTCGTCGATTATAAAACCGACCGGGGCAAGGACCGGGAGGCGCTGGCCGCTCAGTACAAAATTCAGTTGGAACTGTATGCCAGGGCAATGACCGGTATTTTGAAGCTGCCGGTCAAGGAAAAATATATTTATTCGTTCTATCTGGAAGATGTCATTCTGGTGGAATACTAATATAAAACAGCCGGCAGGCGCCCAAGGGCGCCTGCCGGCTGTTTATGTCCAAAAATGTTATCTAGTTAGAAGTAATTAAACGAAAGGGCTGCCATTCTTCCCGCAGCAGGTCGAACAGCTCCAGGTCGTGGTAGCTGCCGGTATGGAATACGGCGTTCCTCAGTGTGCCGCGATAGACGTAGCCGCACTTTTCCGCTACCCGGCGGCTGGGCAGGTTGCCCTGAATGACTGTGATTTGCAGACGGGGGATGGGCAGGACCATAAAGAGATAATTGGTAAACAGCCGCAGCGCTTCCGACATGATGCCGTTGCCCCGTGACAGGGGGCGGAAAAGCTGGTAGCCGATTTCATAGCCTGTACGATAGTCGGACACGCGGGAGTAGAAAA encodes:
- a CDS encoding GNAT family N-acetyltransferase, whose protein sequence is MLIGEKVILRTMKESDLPLLYDLLSTVYDKGDYWLIDIPDEPGFRRAFEKTGFWQEDFGRMILTDHDDNLLGEIFYSRVSDYRTGYEIGYQLFRPLSRGNGIMSEALRLFTNYLFMVLPIPRLQITVIQGNLPSRRVAEKCGYVYRGTLRNAVFHTGSYHDLELFDLLREEWQPFRLITSN